AGCATCTGTCCGATCGAGATCTTAACAAAGTCGATGAAGCTAACTCAGTGACAAAACCAAACTTAAAACCCGATCTGACCTCTACAGAGCAAATACCACTATCGTTAcaaactgctgctgctagtgctaATGTTGGCACGCTACCGACTGAAGTACAAGCTGACGGTTCCTGTGAAGAATGTCAGGTGGCTATGAAGGATCATTTATTGCAGATCTATGATCCATTTTTAGACTACTGTGCTGAATGTCAGGAAGCTGAAGAGGAGCACCAGCTAAATAATAGAGACTGTGCAGTTGCAGCTCAGCCAGACTGTGAAGAATGTATCGATGTTGAACacaaaccaccacccaccgATAGTAACTCTATGATCAATTTCGATATTTTACCATCTCAAAAACGGATTTCCAAAAAGgcttttcttgaaaatcaAATTCAACCAAAATATAGTAATAGTCGGCATGAAAAAATGGCCATGACTGTGAGAACTGAAAATATGGATCTCAACATGGGTATAAACGGTGGGATGAATATGGGAGAAGGTTCTTTAGATCCAAGTTTGAATATTCAAACAGGAAATGGACTAAAACGGAGGGCAAGCAGTTTTGAACGGTCATCCGAGGACCACCAACGTCGCAAACTCGAATCGCTGTCTCAGCTTTATaatcagcaacaaaacATAACCCGGCAGTATTATTTGATGCTCCGACAAGCCCAACAGCAATATAACAACAGCCAGGGAAACAAAAACCAACTAGATGGAACCATGCCGAACAAGCCGCTACCTTCAGATTTAGACCAGAGTCATGTTCAAAACAATGTTGGTACTAGCCACAGCCATATCCAACACGAACATGGACACGACCATAGCCATGACCACACACACGAGCATTCTCACGAGCACGGAAATGGTCATAGCTGTTCTCACTGCCATAGCTCTGGAAATGGCCATCACGACCCACAACACCAGCAAGTATCACCTCGGTCGCTTTACTGCCATTGGAATGGCCATGAAGGAGAAGCCCAATTCAACTCTGAGTTAGCTCTCCAGGCACACTTGCGTCACCATATTTATCCACAAGCCGAGTCTATGTCAGACCAGCTTGAATGTCAGTGGGATTCCTGTGACGTCTCACTCAAGTTTGTGGACGAACTTTTGGAACACATCAGGACCGACCATTATAACAATTACAGTCAACCTCACACCGATTGTTTATATGATGGTACCCATATACACCCCAAAGCTAACGATGTCACGATTAGTCAAACGTCTTCTCAGGTGTACCCATCTACACAGACCCAGGGGTATAAATGTCAATGGTCCAATTGCCAATACATTGCTAACACATCTGATCAACTGGGAGTTCACGTACTCAGTGATCatatcaacaataacaTTCCCAAACCGAGTCAGATGACTACTGAACCCACTAGGGAAGATATGAACAATTTTATGAAAAACAATGACATGTTTCAGTGCCAGTACCAAGCCTGTGATTTCCAGTCTCTCAATTTTGACGACTTTACTAGCCACATCAAAAGTGACCACCTGTCAGCCACTGCTCCGCTAGACAGTTTCGCTACAAATGACATGGTGACTCACTCTTTAGACCCGTCGCTTGGCATTCCACAACCCAATAATATCGTTGGAACTACGAAGCCAGTCAACGTCACTACAACTGGTACGAATAATAACACTGTGAAAGTCAAGACTGAACACGACGAGACCACTTCCACTAAAACCTGTAAATGGGTACTTGAAAATGGCCAACTTTGTTCATGCGAGTGTAAAAACACCGAAGAACTGTCGAACCACATCATTGAAGCCCACGTTGGACTCCGTAAAACTGAGTACGTGTGTTCATGGCAGG
The Sugiyamaella lignohabitans strain CBS 10342 chromosome A, complete sequence genome window above contains:
- the ZAP1 gene encoding Zap1p (Zinc-regulated transcription factor; binds to zinc-responsive promoters to induce transcription of certain genes in presence of zinc, represses other genes in low zinc; regulates its own transcription; contains seven zinc-finger domains; GO_component: GO:0005634 - nucleus [Evidence IEA,IEA]; GO_component: GO:0005634 - nucleus [Evidence IDA] [PMID 10899124]; GO_function: GO:0003677 - DNA binding [Evidence IEA]; GO_function: GO:0000977 - RNA polymerase II regulatory region sequence-specific DNA binding [Evidence IMP] [PMID 12549926]; GO_function: GO:0000977 - RNA polymerase II regulatory region sequence-specific DNA binding [Evidence IDA,IMP] [PMID 9786867]; GO_function: GO:0046872 - metal ion binding [Evidence IEA,IEA]; GO_function: GO:0003676 - nucleic acid binding [Evidence IEA]; GO_function: GO:0000981 - sequence-specific DNA binding RNA polymerase II transcription factor activity [Evidence IDA] [PMID 22128164]; GO_function: GO:0008270 - zinc ion binding [Evidence IDA] [PMID 14517251]; GO_function: GO:0008270 - zinc ion binding [Evidence IDA,IMP] [PMID 16720702]; GO_process: GO:0045944 - positive regulation of transcription from RNA polymerase II promoter [Evidence IDA] [PMID 22128164]; GO_process: GO:0034225 - regulation of transcription from RNA polymerase II promoter in response to zinc ion starvation [Evidence IMP] [PMID 9271382]; GO_process: GO:0034225 - regulation of transcription from RNA polymerase II promoter in response to zinc ion starvation [Evidence IMP] [PMID 9786867]; GO_process: GO:0006355 - regulation of transcription, DNA-templated [Evidence IEA]; GO_process: GO:0006351 - transcription, DNA-templated [Evidence IEA]); its protein translation is MLEAFVADDIYNWISPMMEKQAKNGAGNGPLARSASSPPTSVNGFGRPPARNVDREGSEPPHHFYPKLLESSTPLSEPETVDSETADSSSTTPNCVECEHESKPNLNSQHLSDRDLNKVDEANSVTKPNLKPDLTSTEQIPLSLQTAAASANVGTLPTEVQADGSCEECQVAMKDHLLQIYDPFLDYCAECQEAEEEHQLNNRDCAVAAQPDCEECIDVEHKPPPTDSNSMINFDILPSQKRISKKAFLENQIQPKYSNSRHEKMAMTVRTENMDLNMGINGGMNMGEGSLDPSLNIQTGNGLKRRASSFERSSEDHQRRKLESLSQLYNQQQNITRQYYLMLRQAQQQYNNSQGNKNQLDGTMPNKPLPSDLDQSHVQNNVGTSHSHIQHEHGHDHSHDHTHEHSHEHGNGHSCSHCHSSGNGHHDPQHQQVSPRSLYCHWNGHEGEAQFNSELALQAHLRHHIYPQAESMSDQLECQWDSCDVSLKFVDELLEHIRTDHYNNYSQPHTDCLYDGTHIHPKANDVTISQTSSQVYPSTQTQGYKCQWSNCQYIANTSDQLGVHVLSDHINNNIPKPSQMTTEPTREDMNNFMKNNDMFQCQYQACDFQSLNFDDFTSHIKSDHLSATAPLDSFATNDMVTHSLDPSLGIPQPNNIVGTTKPVNVTTTGTNNNTVKVKTEHDETTSTKTCKWVLENGQLCSCECKNTEELSNHIIEAHVGLRKTEYVCSWQGCDRNHRPFQQRQKMVRHLQVHTNHRPYKCHICNSTFGEESVLKQHLRVHSGERPFECKICHKRFAASAALSVHLRIHTGEKPLKCKYPGCEKRFSESSNLNKHLKTHFSGSPCICPICSESFQDPDHLFKHFKTH